A genomic segment from Brevundimonas sp. SORGH_AS_0993 encodes:
- a CDS encoding AtpZ/AtpI family protein, translating into MTESREEAIKRLNESASSLEARNAQQESAHLAAQKVTGEAYKIIADLIGGVLVGLALGFLADRFLGITPWGIIGGVLLGFALSIYMARRTANRLMAQAKAAGVVAKSVPFDDADEDEDR; encoded by the coding sequence ATGACGGAATCGCGCGAAGAGGCGATCAAACGCCTCAACGAGAGCGCATCCTCCCTTGAGGCGCGCAATGCTCAGCAGGAGTCTGCTCACCTAGCCGCCCAAAAGGTGACGGGTGAGGCCTACAAGATCATCGCCGACCTGATCGGCGGGGTTCTGGTGGGCTTGGCGCTGGGCTTTCTCGCGGACCGATTCCTCGGAATCACCCCGTGGGGCATCATCGGCGGGGTCCTTCTGGGCTTCGCCCTGTCGATTTACATGGCGCGCCGCACGGCCAACCGGCTGATGGCGCAGGCGAAGGCGGCGGGGGTCGTGGCGAAGTCCGTTCCCTTCGACGACGCCGACGAAGACGAGGACCGATAA
- a CDS encoding F0F1 ATP synthase subunit A, with protein MADPIHQFTVTPLHGLDFGTVNLPIVGETSLAFTNSHLAMTIVFVVVVALLTLVTSNAKIVPGRVQAAGEQMFDLIDGVTGSIIGHEGRKYFPFVLTIFLLVLGMNLLGLFLTFTATSQLAVTGTFALITILLVIGIGFAKHGLGFFLLFWPTSAPLAIRPVVGLIEFLSFLLRPVTLALRLFGNMLGGHIALKIFAGFVVSMGGLAAAGGLGLLGLPVAGLSLGMVVGLTALEFLVAFLQAFVFAVLASIYLNDVVNLGHGH; from the coding sequence ATGGCCGATCCGATTCATCAGTTTACGGTCACGCCCCTGCACGGGCTCGATTTCGGCACGGTCAATCTGCCGATCGTCGGCGAGACCAGCCTGGCCTTCACCAATTCGCACCTGGCGATGACCATCGTCTTCGTGGTGGTCGTGGCCCTGCTGACCCTTGTTACCTCCAACGCCAAGATCGTCCCCGGTCGCGTGCAGGCCGCCGGCGAACAGATGTTCGACCTGATCGACGGCGTGACGGGCTCGATCATCGGTCACGAAGGCCGCAAATATTTCCCGTTCGTCCTGACCATCTTCCTGCTGGTCCTGGGCATGAACCTTTTGGGCCTGTTCCTGACCTTCACCGCCACCTCGCAACTGGCCGTCACCGGAACCTTCGCCCTGATCACCATTCTGCTGGTCATCGGCATCGGCTTCGCCAAGCATGGCTTGGGATTCTTCCTTCTGTTCTGGCCGACCAGCGCGCCCTTGGCGATTCGCCCGGTCGTGGGCCTGATCGAGTTCCTGTCCTTCCTGCTGCGTCCCGTCACCCTGGCGCTGCGTCTGTTCGGCAACATGCTGGGCGGCCACATCGCGCTGAAGATCTTCGCCGGCTTCGTGGTGTCGATGGGCGGTCTGGCCGCCGCCGGCGGGCTGGGCCTTCTGGGTCTGCCTGTCGCGGGCCTGTCGCTGGGCATGGTCGTGGGACTGACCGCGCTGGAGTTCCTGGTCGCCTTCCTCCAGGCCTTCGTTTTCGCCGTTCTGGCCAGCATCTATCTCAACGATGTGGTCAACCTGGGACATGGCCACTAA
- a CDS encoding F0F1 ATP synthase subunit C encodes MDAASFKYFGIGLATLGMLGSAIGVGNIFGNFLAGALRNPSAAASQVGNLFVGAALVEALGILAFVLGILAWLG; translated from the coding sequence ATGGACGCCGCCTCCTTCAAGTATTTCGGCATCGGCCTGGCCACCCTGGGCATGCTCGGCTCGGCCATCGGCGTGGGCAACATCTTCGGCAACTTCCTGGCGGGCGCGCTTCGCAACCCGTCGGCCGCCGCCAGCCAAGTCGGCAACCTGTTCGTCGGCGCCGCCCTGGTCGAAGCCCTGGGCATCCTGGCCTTCGTTCTGGGCATCCTGGCCTGGCTGGGCTGA
- a CDS encoding F0F1 ATP synthase subunit B: protein MPAFLEFEHFYNLSNPELWVGIGLLIFLGILVVAGVPKMAAAALDAKAAKIQADLDEAARLRAKAEALLAQIRQEKAEAEAQAAEMMAQAEADARRLEVETKAKLEETLARRQKMAEARIAQAEAQASAEVKAAAADLAARSAEQILTARVAGQTKDPLLDAAIAQIGDRLN from the coding sequence ATGCCCGCCTTTCTCGAATTCGAACATTTCTACAACCTGTCGAACCCCGAACTCTGGGTTGGCATCGGCCTGCTGATCTTCCTGGGCATCCTGGTCGTCGCCGGCGTGCCGAAGATGGCCGCCGCAGCCCTGGACGCCAAGGCCGCCAAGATTCAGGCCGATCTGGACGAGGCCGCCCGTCTGCGCGCCAAGGCCGAGGCGCTTCTGGCCCAGATACGTCAGGAGAAGGCCGAGGCCGAGGCTCAGGCCGCCGAGATGATGGCCCAGGCTGAAGCCGACGCCCGCCGCCTGGAGGTCGAAACCAAGGCCAAGCTGGAAGAGACCCTGGCCCGTCGCCAGAAGATGGCCGAGGCCCGCATCGCCCAGGCCGAGGCCCAGGCCTCCGCCGAGGTCAAGGCCGCCGCCGCCGATCTGGCCGCCAGGTCGGCCGAGCAGATCCTGACCGCCCGCGTGGCCGGCCAGACGAAGGATCCGCTGCTGGACGCCGCCATCGCCCAGATCGGCGACCGCTTGAACTGA
- a CDS encoding DUF6789 family protein, whose protein sequence is MMSRLQKGLIAGAAATLAASLLEIPNLFLNWFDPFQGVIASMIGMPGNLAVGWAMHVVIGVFALGPLFGLLCPRLPTDTPETKGIVFAVGAWVLMMVGVMMFGNYRTFTAGAGFGTIAWLLITHAVFGIVMGNVYARLVAREKRGAVYINGAPAH, encoded by the coding sequence ATGATGTCACGCTTACAAAAAGGTCTGATCGCGGGCGCCGCCGCGACCCTGGCCGCGTCCCTGCTGGAAATACCCAATCTGTTCCTGAACTGGTTCGACCCATTTCAGGGGGTGATCGCCAGCATGATCGGCATGCCGGGCAATCTGGCCGTCGGCTGGGCCATGCATGTGGTCATTGGGGTCTTCGCCCTGGGACCGCTGTTCGGCCTTCTGTGTCCACGCCTGCCGACCGATACGCCCGAAACCAAGGGCATCGTCTTCGCCGTGGGCGCCTGGGTGCTGATGATGGTCGGCGTCATGATGTTCGGAAACTACCGGACGTTCACGGCCGGGGCCGGTTTCGGCACCATCGCCTGGCTGCTGATCACCCACGCGGTCTTCGGCATCGTGATGGGCAATGTCTATGCCCGGCTGGTGGCGCGCGAAAAGCGCGGCGCGGTCTATATCAACGGCGCCCCCGCTCACTGA
- the gcvPB gene encoding aminomethyl-transferring glycine dehydrogenase subunit GcvPB, with protein MSTMNTVGRPTAPNAVTAKPATLTGGRGLLQDEALIFEGDGWGKTGVDLPEPKTNGSDLGDLVRKDPIGLPGLSEPEAMRHYVRLSQKNHAIDLAIYPLGSCTMKHNPRLNEKMARLPGFSDIHPLQPISTVQGALELMDTLAHWLKTLTGMPAVALSPKAGAHGELCGLMAIRAAHEASGQHEKRRKVLVPTSAHGTNPATAAFVGYSVVEVAQTEDGRVDVADLAAKLGDDVAAIMVTNPNTCGLFERDILEISRLTHEAGAYFYCDGANFNAIVGRVRPGDLGVDAMHINLHKTFSTPHGGGGPGAGPVVLSEALAPFAPAPWVVHDDGGYRLIEREEDEAQQAFGRLCAFQGQMGMYTRALSYMMSHGSDGLRQVAEDAVLNANYIKARLSDLMSAAFPDGPCMHEALFDDEWLKGTDITTLDFAKAMIDEGFHPMTMYFPLVVHGAMLIEPTETESKAELDRFIEAMRLLAQAAKAGDVDRFKGAPFHAPMRRLDETRAARSPVLRWSAPEGSNQAA; from the coding sequence ATGAGCACCATGAACACCGTCGGCCGCCCGACCGCTCCGAACGCCGTGACCGCAAAGCCCGCCACCCTGACCGGCGGACGCGGCCTGTTGCAGGACGAGGCCCTGATCTTCGAGGGCGACGGCTGGGGCAAGACCGGCGTCGATCTGCCGGAACCCAAGACCAACGGCTCCGACCTGGGCGATCTGGTCCGCAAGGACCCGATCGGCCTGCCCGGCCTGTCCGAGCCCGAGGCCATGCGCCATTATGTGCGTCTGAGCCAAAAAAACCACGCCATCGACCTGGCCATCTATCCGCTGGGGTCGTGCACGATGAAGCACAACCCGCGTCTGAACGAGAAGATGGCGCGTCTGCCCGGCTTCTCGGACATCCACCCTCTGCAGCCGATCTCGACGGTTCAGGGCGCGCTGGAACTCATGGACACCCTGGCCCACTGGCTGAAGACCCTGACCGGCATGCCCGCCGTCGCCCTGTCGCCCAAGGCCGGCGCGCACGGCGAACTGTGCGGCCTGATGGCCATCCGCGCCGCGCACGAAGCCTCGGGCCAGCATGAGAAGCGCCGCAAGGTTCTGGTCCCGACCAGCGCCCACGGCACCAACCCGGCCACCGCCGCCTTCGTCGGCTATTCGGTGGTGGAAGTGGCCCAGACCGAGGACGGCCGCGTGGACGTCGCCGATCTGGCCGCCAAGCTGGGCGACGACGTGGCCGCCATCATGGTCACGAACCCCAACACCTGCGGCCTGTTCGAGCGCGACATCCTGGAGATCAGCCGCCTGACGCACGAGGCCGGCGCCTACTTCTACTGCGACGGCGCCAACTTCAACGCCATCGTCGGCCGGGTGCGTCCCGGCGACCTGGGCGTCGACGCCATGCACATCAACCTGCACAAGACCTTCTCCACGCCCCACGGCGGCGGCGGTCCGGGCGCGGGTCCGGTCGTGCTGTCCGAGGCCCTGGCCCCCTTCGCCCCGGCTCCGTGGGTCGTACATGACGACGGCGGCTATCGCCTGATCGAGCGCGAGGAGGACGAGGCCCAGCAAGCCTTTGGCCGTCTGTGCGCCTTCCAGGGCCAGATGGGCATGTACACCCGCGCCCTGTCCTACATGATGTCGCACGGCTCGGACGGCCTGCGTCAGGTCGCCGAGGACGCGGTGCTGAACGCCAACTACATCAAGGCCCGCCTGTCGGACCTGATGTCGGCCGCCTTCCCCGACGGGCCCTGCATGCACGAGGCCCTGTTCGACGACGAATGGCTGAAGGGCACGGACATCACCACGCTCGACTTCGCCAAGGCGATGATCGACGAGGGCTTCCACCCGATGACCATGTATTTCCCGCTGGTCGTCCATGGGGCGATGTTGATCGAGCCGACGGAAACCGAGTCCAAGGCCGAGCTGGATCGCTTCATCGAGGCCATGCGCCTGCTGGCCCAGGCCGCGAAGGCGGGCGACGTGGACCGCTTCAAGGGCGCGCCCTTTCACGCCCCGATGCGTCGCCTGGACGAAACCCGCGCCGCCCGCTCGCCGGTGCTGCGCTGGTCCGCGCCGGAAGGCTCGAACCAGGCGGCCTGA
- the gcvPA gene encoding aminomethyl-transferring glycine dehydrogenase subunit GcvPA, with product MRYLPLTPDDRTAMLAAIGAKSIDDLFVDVPESARLAGTVDLPRVAGELEVERALSAMAAKNATAGAVPFFCGAGAYKHHVPATVDHVIQRSEFLTSYTPYQPEIAQGTLQYLYEFQTQVANLTGMPVANASLYDGSTAMAEGVLMATRVTRRNKAVISGGVHPHYVKATETVVHAVGVETQVLAPAFDAEAAVIDQIGPDTACVVVQTPNVFGTATDVTKIAEAAHAAGALLIVVVTEAVSMGLLKSPGEMGADIVAAEGQSIGNALNFGGPYVGLFATREKLLRQTPGRYCGETVDADGRRGFVLTLSTREQHIRRDKATSNICTNSGLCTLAFTIHMSLLGETGLRKLALLNHEKAVATRDALAAIPGVEILTPRFFNEFAVRLPKNAAEVVDTLAGHHVLAGVPYSRLAPDAGMDDVLLVAATETTLDADIQILAKSLSKVLGA from the coding sequence ATGCGCTACCTCCCCCTGACGCCCGACGACCGCACGGCGATGCTCGCCGCCATCGGCGCGAAATCCATCGACGATCTGTTCGTGGACGTGCCCGAGAGCGCGCGTCTGGCCGGAACTGTCGATCTGCCGCGCGTCGCGGGCGAGTTGGAGGTCGAGCGCGCCCTGTCCGCCATGGCCGCCAAGAACGCGACCGCCGGCGCCGTGCCCTTCTTCTGCGGCGCGGGGGCCTACAAGCACCACGTCCCCGCGACGGTGGATCACGTGATCCAGCGCTCGGAATTCCTGACCAGCTACACCCCCTATCAGCCGGAAATCGCGCAGGGCACCCTGCAGTACCTGTACGAGTTCCAGACCCAGGTCGCGAACCTGACCGGCATGCCCGTCGCCAACGCCAGCCTCTATGACGGCTCGACCGCCATGGCCGAGGGCGTCCTGATGGCCACGCGCGTCACCCGCCGCAACAAGGCGGTGATCAGTGGCGGGGTCCACCCCCATTACGTCAAGGCGACCGAGACCGTGGTTCACGCCGTCGGCGTGGAGACGCAGGTGCTGGCCCCGGCCTTCGACGCCGAGGCCGCCGTCATCGACCAGATCGGCCCCGACACCGCCTGCGTCGTCGTGCAGACGCCCAACGTCTTCGGCACGGCCACCGATGTGACGAAGATCGCCGAGGCCGCCCACGCCGCGGGCGCCCTGCTGATCGTCGTGGTGACGGAGGCCGTCTCCATGGGCCTGCTGAAGTCCCCCGGCGAGATGGGCGCCGACATCGTCGCGGCCGAGGGCCAGTCGATCGGCAACGCCCTGAACTTCGGCGGCCCCTATGTCGGCCTGTTCGCCACGCGCGAGAAGCTGCTGCGCCAGACGCCCGGTCGTTATTGCGGCGAGACGGTGGACGCCGATGGTCGTCGCGGCTTCGTCCTGACCCTGTCCACGCGCGAGCAGCATATCCGCCGGGACAAGGCCACGTCGAACATCTGCACCAATTCGGGTCTCTGCACCCTGGCCTTCACCATCCACATGAGCCTGCTGGGCGAGACGGGACTGCGGAAGCTGGCTCTGCTGAACCATGAAAAGGCCGTCGCCACGCGCGACGCCCTGGCCGCCATTCCGGGCGTCGAAATCCTGACCCCGCGCTTCTTCAACGAGTTCGCGGTGCGTCTGCCGAAGAACGCGGCCGAGGTCGTGGACACGCTGGCTGGCCACCACGTCCTGGCCGGCGTGCCCTACAGCCGCCTGGCCCCCGACGCCGGCATGGATGATGTCCTGCTGGTCGCCGCGACCGAGACGACGCTGGATGCCGACATCCAGATCCTCGCCAAGTCGCTCTCCAAAGTCCTCGGCGCGTAA
- the gcvH gene encoding glycine cleavage system protein GcvH, producing the protein MKFTKDHEWVSLDGDIATVGISKHAADALGDVVFVEVPEVGKTVSKGDSFAVVESVKAASDVYAPVSGEVIEANDALSTAPETVNSGAETDGWFARIKVSDAAQLDDLMDQAAYDAFLATL; encoded by the coding sequence ATGAAGTTCACCAAGGATCACGAGTGGGTCAGCCTGGACGGCGACATCGCCACCGTCGGCATCTCCAAACACGCCGCCGACGCCCTGGGCGACGTGGTGTTCGTCGAAGTGCCTGAGGTCGGCAAGACCGTCTCCAAGGGCGACAGCTTCGCCGTGGTCGAGAGCGTCAAGGCCGCGTCGGACGTCTACGCCCCCGTCTCGGGCGAGGTCATCGAGGCCAACGACGCCCTATCGACCGCCCCGGAAACCGTCAACTCGGGCGCCGAAACCGACGGCTGGTTCGCCAGGATCAAGGTTTCGGACGCCGCCCAACTGGACGACCTGATGGACCAGGCCGCCTACGACGCCTTCCTGGCCACGCTGTAA
- the gcvT gene encoding glycine cleavage system aminomethyltransferase GcvT, with protein sequence MTDQTLKTTPLNAAHRALGARMVGFGGYDMPVQYEGVLAEHRWTREHAGLFDVSHMGQCKITGADAVAQFERFVPGDYEILKAGKQKYSLLLNADGGIIDDLMAGRPDHDGLFVVVNAGNKDEDFAFWNANLEGDARLTVLDRALIAIQGPEAAEVMKAHEPVLAEMGFMDCARLMLFGADCYVSRSGYTGEDGYEISVPADQAERIWNTILEDARVKPIGLGARDSLRLEAGLPLHGHDIDPTTSPVEGALTFALSKSRKERADFAGADRILKELSDGPARVRVGLIVKEGAPAREGAEIADADGNVIGKVTSGGPSPTLGKNIAMGFVPPAFAALGTALKVIVRGKTAAAEVVAMPFVAQRYYRKPKTV encoded by the coding sequence ATGACCGACCAGACCTTGAAGACCACGCCCCTGAACGCCGCGCACCGTGCGCTGGGCGCCCGCATGGTGGGCTTCGGCGGCTATGACATGCCGGTCCAGTATGAAGGGGTCCTGGCCGAACATCGCTGGACCCGCGAACACGCCGGCCTGTTCGACGTGTCGCACATGGGCCAGTGCAAGATCACCGGCGCCGACGCCGTGGCCCAGTTCGAGCGTTTCGTGCCCGGCGACTATGAAATCCTGAAGGCGGGCAAGCAGAAGTATTCGCTGCTGCTGAACGCGGACGGCGGGATCATCGACGACCTGATGGCCGGCCGCCCCGACCACGACGGCCTGTTCGTCGTCGTCAATGCGGGCAACAAGGACGAGGACTTCGCCTTCTGGAACGCCAATCTGGAAGGCGACGCCAGGCTGACGGTGCTGGACCGCGCGCTGATCGCCATCCAAGGGCCGGAAGCCGCCGAGGTGATGAAGGCGCATGAGCCCGTCCTGGCCGAAATGGGCTTCATGGACTGCGCCCGTCTGATGCTGTTCGGGGCCGACTGCTACGTCTCGCGCTCGGGCTACACCGGCGAGGACGGCTATGAGATTTCGGTCCCGGCGGACCAGGCCGAGCGCATCTGGAACACGATCCTGGAAGACGCCCGCGTCAAGCCGATCGGCCTGGGCGCCCGCGACAGCTTGCGTCTGGAAGCCGGTCTGCCGCTGCACGGCCACGACATCGACCCGACCACGTCGCCCGTCGAAGGCGCCCTGACCTTCGCCCTGTCCAAGTCGAGGAAGGAACGCGCCGATTTCGCCGGCGCCGACCGCATCCTCAAGGAACTGTCCGACGGCCCCGCTCGCGTTCGCGTCGGCCTGATCGTCAAGGAAGGCGCACCGGCCCGCGAAGGCGCCGAGATCGCCGACGCAGACGGCAATGTGATCGGAAAGGTGACGTCGGGCGGTCCCTCCCCCACCCTGGGCAAGAACATCGCCATGGGGTTCGTGCCGCCCGCCTTCGCGGCGCTGGGCACGGCGCTGAAAGTCATCGTGCGCGGCAAGACCGCCGCCGCCGAGGTCGTCGCCATGCCCTTCGTGGCGCAACGCTATTACCGCAAACCCAAGACCGTCTGA
- a CDS encoding alpha/beta hydrolase yields the protein MSIIDKLFGASDKPRDTRAKPDGPMQKVLDELASFGGKPIETLSPAEARQQPTPTDAVHSLLRKAGKEPKSDDLGVKTTDITIPGAAGPIQARIYKPHDHSEDKLHPVVVYFHGGGFVIADLDVYDGGPRGVSRMADAIVVSVHYRQAPEHHFPAAHDDALAAYRWVLDNAQSFNGDPQKVAVMGESAGGNLAIGVSMMARDAGLPTPVHQVLVYPVAGVDMDNESYRENADAKPLNKPMMKWFVKHIFENEADAQDPRINIVENADLTDLPDSTVILAEIDPLRTEGELLADRLEQAGVGVRHKTFHGSTHEFFGMAMVLPDAMAAQTFAAHELKRAFGTAILPF from the coding sequence ATGTCGATTATAGACAAGCTGTTCGGTGCATCGGACAAGCCGCGTGACACGCGCGCCAAGCCTGACGGTCCCATGCAGAAGGTGCTGGACGAACTGGCGTCTTTCGGCGGCAAGCCGATCGAGACCCTGTCGCCCGCCGAGGCCCGCCAGCAACCAACCCCCACCGACGCCGTCCATTCGCTGCTTCGCAAGGCCGGCAAGGAGCCCAAGTCGGACGATCTGGGCGTCAAGACCACGGACATCACCATCCCCGGCGCCGCCGGCCCGATCCAGGCCCGCATCTACAAGCCGCATGACCATTCCGAGGACAAGCTGCATCCGGTCGTGGTCTATTTCCACGGCGGCGGCTTCGTCATCGCCGATCTGGACGTCTATGACGGCGGCCCGCGCGGCGTGTCCAGGATGGCCGACGCCATCGTGGTGTCGGTGCATTATCGTCAGGCCCCCGAGCATCATTTCCCCGCCGCTCACGACGACGCCCTGGCGGCCTATCGCTGGGTGCTGGACAACGCCCAGAGCTTCAATGGCGACCCGCAGAAGGTGGCGGTGATGGGCGAGAGCGCGGGCGGCAATCTGGCCATCGGCGTGTCGATGATGGCGCGCGACGCCGGCCTGCCTACACCCGTCCATCAGGTGCTGGTCTATCCGGTCGCCGGCGTGGACATGGACAATGAGTCCTACCGCGAAAACGCCGACGCCAAGCCGCTGAACAAGCCGATGATGAAGTGGTTCGTGAAACACATTTTCGAAAACGAAGCCGACGCGCAAGATCCGCGCATCAACATCGTCGAGAACGCGGATCTGACCGACCTGCCTGACTCCACCGTGATCCTGGCGGAGATCGACCCGTTGCGGACGGAGGGCGAGCTTCTGGCCGACAGGTTGGAGCAGGCTGGCGTCGGGGTGCGCCACAAGACTTTCCATGGCTCGACGCACGAGTTCTTCGGCATGGCGATGGTCCTTCCGGACGCCATGGCGGCGCAGACCTTCGCCGCGCATGAGTTGAAGCGCGCGTTCGGCACGGCCATCCTGCCGTTCTGA
- a CDS encoding class 1 fructose-bisphosphatase yields MTLASLDAHIAALDVADGLKSVLTVAARTCAEISDVVAGGALAGALGASGQINVQDEEQKKLDVMTNDRLTQALLACPAVAGVASEEMDEVQPASNTAGDYLVLFDPLDGSSNIDINASVGTIVSVLKSPTPTPTEADFMQAGRNQVAALYALYGPQTMLVLTTGQGVRGFTLSSDGEWILTHDAIAVSKDTKEFAINMSNLRHWSEPVQTYVGDLLKGADGPRGKNFNMRWVAAMVADVHRILMRGGVFFYPWDRREPNKPGKLRLMYEGNPMAFLIEQAGGKATTDGVEAILDIQPEHLHQRIPVALGSANEIDAFASA; encoded by the coding sequence ATGACCCTCGCCAGCCTCGACGCCCACATCGCCGCCCTGGACGTCGCCGACGGCCTGAAATCGGTCCTGACCGTCGCCGCCCGCACCTGCGCCGAGATCAGCGATGTGGTCGCCGGCGGCGCCCTGGCCGGGGCGCTGGGCGCCTCTGGCCAGATCAATGTGCAGGACGAGGAGCAGAAGAAGCTCGACGTCATGACCAACGATAGGCTGACCCAGGCCCTGCTGGCCTGTCCCGCCGTCGCCGGCGTCGCGTCCGAGGAGATGGACGAAGTTCAGCCGGCCTCGAACACCGCCGGAGATTATCTGGTCCTGTTCGACCCGCTGGACGGCTCCTCCAACATCGACATCAATGCGTCGGTCGGCACCATCGTCTCGGTGCTGAAGTCCCCCACGCCGACCCCGACCGAGGCGGACTTCATGCAGGCCGGCCGCAATCAAGTCGCCGCCCTCTATGCCCTGTACGGCCCCCAGACCATGCTGGTTCTGACGACGGGCCAGGGCGTGAGGGGCTTCACCCTGTCCAGCGACGGCGAGTGGATACTGACCCACGACGCCATCGCGGTCTCCAAGGACACCAAGGAGTTCGCCATCAACATGTCGAACCTGCGCCACTGGTCCGAGCCGGTGCAGACCTATGTGGGCGACCTTCTGAAGGGGGCGGACGGTCCGCGCGGCAAGAATTTCAACATGCGCTGGGTCGCGGCCATGGTCGCGGACGTCCACCGCATCCTGATGCGCGGCGGCGTCTTCTTCTATCCGTGGGACCGGCGCGAACCCAACAAGCCCGGCAAGCTGCGCCTGATGTACGAGGGCAATCCGATGGCCTTCCTGATCGAGCAGGCCGGCGGCAAGGCGACGACGGACGGGGTTGAGGCCATTCTGGACATCCAGCCCGAGCATCTGCACCAGCGCATTCCCGTCGCCCTGGGCTCGGCCAACGAGATCGACGCCTTCGCGAGCGCCTGA
- the pncA gene encoding bifunctional nicotinamidase/pyrazinamidase, with the protein MQIAATDALLVIDPQNDFCDGGALAVSGGAAIMPLLNRLAERFDRVVVTQDWHTPDQISFASNHPGAAPFTEIEVAYGRQMLWPDHCIQGSPGADFHPDVAPAVQKARAVIRKGCNPAVDSYSGFFENDHRTPTGLAGLLRELRVTRVFLCGLAYDYCVRFTAEDAVREGFQTVVVADASRAIAPSTEAAARKSFRASGVAEVAAVTLLG; encoded by the coding sequence ATGCAGATCGCCGCGACGGACGCCCTTCTGGTCATTGATCCGCAGAACGACTTCTGCGACGGCGGCGCCCTGGCCGTTTCGGGCGGCGCGGCGATCATGCCGCTTTTGAACCGGCTGGCCGAACGGTTCGACCGCGTCGTCGTGACCCAGGACTGGCATACGCCGGACCAGATTTCCTTCGCCTCCAACCACCCCGGCGCGGCCCCCTTCACCGAGATCGAAGTCGCCTACGGCCGCCAGATGCTGTGGCCGGATCATTGCATCCAGGGCTCGCCCGGCGCCGACTTCCATCCCGATGTCGCGCCCGCCGTCCAGAAGGCGCGGGCCGTGATCCGAAAGGGCTGCAATCCGGCGGTCGACAGCTATTCCGGCTTCTTCGAGAACGATCATCGCACCCCCACGGGTCTGGCGGGTCTGTTGCGCGAACTGAGGGTGACTCGCGTCTTCCTGTGCGGGCTGGCCTATGACTACTGCGTCCGCTTCACCGCCGAGGATGCGGTGCGCGAGGGCTTTCAGACGGTCGTCGTCGCCGACGCGAGCCGCGCCATCGCGCCGTCGACCGAGGCGGCGGCCAGGAAGAGTTTCCGCGCGTCGGGCGTAGCGGAGGTGGCTGCGGTTACGCTTCTCGGATGA